The segment CGTCACGCGGTTTGCCCAATATTTGCGGGAGTATTCGGCCGATACGCAGTTTATTGTCGTCACGCACCGCAAAGGCACGATGGAAGAAGCCGACGTGTTGTACGGCGTAACCATGGAAGACGACGGAATATCCAAACTTGTTTCGGTGCGATTGGAAGACGGGGAGCCGATCTCGGCATAGAAACCAACCGCCCGAATAGAAACCAATTACCTGATTAGAAACCAACTACCCGATTGGTTAAGGAGCGGAGAAGATGGGTTTTTTCAAAAAAATAAAAGAAAGCTTAACGGCAACGACAGATAAGTTTAAAGAGGGTTTGAGCAAAACCCGCACCGCCTTCGTTGGCCGGATGGAGGATTTGCTGTCCCGCCACAAAAAGATTGATGAGGCGTTTTATGAGGAATTGGAGGAAATTTTGATCGGGGCCGATGTCGGAGTCAATACCGTCATGGAACTGATCGATGATGTGCGCAGCGAAGTGAAAAAACAAAAGATCGAAGACGCCGGAGAACTGCGGCCGATTTTAACCGAGAAACTGATCGGTTTGCTTGCAGGCGATGAAGCAACGAACGCGCTGAAAATCGCCGATCAGGGGCTTACGGTTTATTTATTCGTTGGGGTGAACGGCGTCGGCAAGACAACTTCCATCGGGAAGCTTGCGCATCTGTTTAAAGAACAGGGAAAAAAAGTGGTTCTGGCGGCAGGCGATACGTTCCGGGCCGGGGCGATCGAGCAGTTGGAAGTGTGGGGCGAACGTGTCGGCGTGCCGGTCATTCGTCAGCAGGCGGGCGCCGATCCGGCGGCGGTGATCTTTGACGCGATTAAGGCGGCGAAAAAGCAGGATGCCGATATTCTGTTGTGCGATACGGCCGGCCGCTTGCAGAATAAAGTCAATTTGATGGAAGAGTTGAATAAAATTTATCGCGTTATTCGCCGCGAAGTTCCCGACGGCCCGCATGAAACTTTGTTGGTCGTGGATGCCACGACCGGACAGAACGCGATGAGCCAGGCCAAAATATTCGGCGAAAAAACAGGCGTCACCGGCTTGATCTTGACCAAACTGGACGGCACAGCGAAAGGCGGCATCGTGATCGCCATCCGCCGCGAGCTCAAGCTTCCGGTCAAATTCGTCGGTCTGGGCGAAAAAATGGACGATCTCGAGCCGTTCGACTCGCAGTCATACGTCAAAGCGCTGTTTGCCGGCCTGACCGAGGAAGTAACAGAATAAGTAGGGAGTGAATCGAATGTGCCCCCCTGCTTTTGCTTCGATGCAACTTTCCGAACATTTAGGATTATCCTAAAAGACGGGCAAATTGGCTTCGCACGCCGTTGGCGTCCAATGGCGTCCAATGGAGACTGATCGAGACTAATTGCTGCGAATAGCGGCCAATATATGTGATTTTTCACATTCATTTTCTTAAAATTTGGAGTTTGCGGCTCATATATGTGATTTTTCACACATATTTGTGTAAAATTTGCAAACCCATGTCAAATGTATGTGGTTTTTCATATATATTCGTCAAAAAACCGAGTTTCGCGAAAATTATGTGTGATTTTTCACTCATAATCGTACTCGGTTGCACGCTGACTGCCGGTCCGCGCATCTTCTCTGCCTGCCGCTCCTGATCCGTTCCCGCGCCATCGCCAGCATCGCGCTCAGGGTGTGCTCGCAAAGCAGCAACTTCTTCGCAAATTGTCCTGACAAGGTAAAAACCTTGACATGATCGGCCAATTTCGCTATGATAAGTCATGTGCTGTAAAGCGGTATCCCTTGACAGGGGATGATTTTATCATGACTGCCGACGTTCTGGAGAAAACGCTGCGCATCAATATGTTGTTTGACATTTACCGAACGCTTTTAACCGAAAAGCAGCAAACGTTTCTGCAGTATTATTTTTATGATGATTATTCGCTGGGCGAGATAGCCGCCGAGTTTCAGATCAGCAGACAAGCCGTGTACGAACATCTGAAGCGCGCCGAGCAGGCGCTGGAGATGTATGAAGCGAAGCTTGGGCTGCTTTCGAAGCAGGAGAAGCGTGAACATTTCTTGCGGAAAATCGGGCAGTTCGCCGCATTGATTCCGGAACACAAACGGAGCGAACTGCACGGATTGATCAAGGCGTTGCAGGAAATCGACGATTGATTCGTCTCGAGTGCATCGCAGGAAAGGAGCGACCCGATCATGGCATTTGAGGGGCTAACCGGGCGTTTGCAAAGTGTGTTCGCCAAGCTGAAAAGCAGGGGCAAGCTGACCGAAGACGATGTGAACGAGGCGCTGCGGGAAGTGCGGTTGGCTTTGTTGGAAGCGGACGTCAACTTTAAAGTGGTTAAAGACTTCATCGCGAAAGTGAAAGCGCGGGCCATCGGACAGGAAGTGTTGAAAAGCTTCACCCCCGGCATGGTCGTCGTCGACATTGTCAATAAAGAATTGACCGAATTAATGGGCGGCACGCAGAGCAAATTGGCGAAGGCGGCCAAACCGCCTACCGTCATTATGATGGCGGGGCTGCAAGGAGCCGGCAAAACGACGACGAGCGGCAAACTGGCGCGCTTTTTGCAAAAGCAAAACCACCGTCCGCTGCTCGTTGCCGCCGATATTTACCGGCCTGCCGCGATCAAGCAACTGCAAATATTGGGGGAGCAAATCAAGGCGCCGGTATTCAGCCTCGGCGACAAAGCCAAACCGGTGGAAATCGCCAAGGCGGCGCTGGCGCACGCGCAAGAAAATAATCATGACATGGTTATCATCGATACGGCGGGACGCCTGCATATCGATGAACAATTAATGGAAGAGCTTGCGGAAGTGAAAGCGGCAGTTAAGCCGGATGAAATCTTGCTCG is part of the Bacilli bacterium genome and harbors:
- the ftsY gene encoding signal recognition particle-docking protein FtsY translates to MGFFKKIKESLTATTDKFKEGLSKTRTAFVGRMEDLLSRHKKIDEAFYEELEEILIGADVGVNTVMELIDDVRSEVKKQKIEDAGELRPILTEKLIGLLAGDEATNALKIADQGLTVYLFVGVNGVGKTTSIGKLAHLFKEQGKKVVLAAGDTFRAGAIEQLEVWGERVGVPVIRQQAGADPAAVIFDAIKAAKKQDADILLCDTAGRLQNKVNLMEELNKIYRVIRREVPDGPHETLLVVDATTGQNAMSQAKIFGEKTGVTGLILTKLDGTAKGGIVIAIRRELKLPVKFVGLGEKMDDLEPFDSQSYVKALFAGLTEEVTE
- a CDS encoding YlxM family DNA-binding protein — its product is MMTADVLEKTLRINMLFDIYRTLLTEKQQTFLQYYFYDDYSLGEIAAEFQISRQAVYEHLKRAEQALEMYEAKLGLLSKQEKREHFLRKIGQFAALIPEHKRSELHGLIKALQEIDD